A stretch of Portunus trituberculatus isolate SZX2019 chromosome 48, ASM1759143v1, whole genome shotgun sequence DNA encodes these proteins:
- the LOC123498768 gene encoding protein NYNRIN-like isoform X1, translated as MSAKGRVRLAPLHPLPIITKLFSRVAVDLVGPLSPPSSEGHRYILILIDYATGLPEAVPLKEIDSISVAEALLSIFARVGIPREIFTGQDTQRYDRFPRLQASLAMW; from the exons ATGTCTGCCAAAGGTCGAGTCCGACTAgcacctctccatcctcttccaaTTATAACCAAACTTTTTTCCAGAGTGGCGGTCGATTTGGTTGGACCACTGTCTCCCCCATCCTCAGAAGGCCACAGGTACATCCTCATTTTAATCGACTACGCCACTGGATTGCCAGAAGCCGTGCCACTGAAGGAAATAGACTCCATCTCCGTTGCTGAGGCCTTGCTCTCCATCTTCGCTAGAGTCGGTATACCACGGGAAATTTTCACTGGTCAAG ATACCCAGCGATACGACCGGTTTCCCCGCCTTCAAGCTTCTCTAGCTATGTGGTAG
- the LOC123498768 gene encoding protein NYNRIN-like isoform X2, producing the protein MSLLSVLVRVAVDLVGPLSPPSSEGHRYILILIDYATGLPEAVPLKEIDSISVAEALLSIFARVGIPREIFTGQDTQRYDRFPRLQASLAMW; encoded by the exons AGTGGCGGTCGATTTGGTTGGACCACTGTCTCCCCCATCCTCAGAAGGCCACAGGTACATCCTCATTTTAATCGACTACGCCACTGGATTGCCAGAAGCCGTGCCACTGAAGGAAATAGACTCCATCTCCGTTGCTGAGGCCTTGCTCTCCATCTTCGCTAGAGTCGGTATACCACGGGAAATTTTCACTGGTCAAG ATACCCAGCGATACGACCGGTTTCCCCGCCTTCAAGCTTCTCTAGCTATGTGGTAG